GCTCCTTGCCCGGGTCGCCCTGCATGTGCACCTTGATCGGTGTCTGGCACCGCAGGCACGGCTGCTCGTCGCGTCGATAGACCCACATGCGACGACCGCGTCGCAGGTCGCCGGTGGTGGTCTGCTCGGCGCGCTCCTTGTTGTGGTCGAGCATCTGCCTGGCCCGGCGCACCAGCCGCGGCAGGTCGTCGACCTCGCCGACCGGCGTCAGCGGATGCACTCCACTGGTGAAGCACAGCTCGGAGGCATACATGTTGCCGATGCCGGCCAGGCTGGTCTGGTCGAGGAGTGCCTCACCGAGCGGGCGCGACTGGTCCTGACGCAGGCGGCGTAGCGCCTCCTCCTCGTTCCAGTCGGGGCCGAGCAGGTCGGGGCCGAGGTGGCCGACGACGCGCTGCTCCTCGTGCCGAGGCACGAGCTCGACGATGCCGAGGCTGAAGCCGACGACCACGCGCTCGTCGGTGGTGAGTACGACGCGGGCGTCCTTGGCCGGCCGCCGCCAGCGCTGGCCGAGCGTGTAGATCTCCCAGCCGCCCTCCATCTTCAGATGCGTGTGCAGCGTCCAGTCGGCGCCGCCCGTCTCGCCGCCCTGCAGGCGGGTCAGCAGGTGCTTCCCGCGCGAGAGCGTGCAGACGACGCGGGAGCCGCTCAGGTCGGCGGTCGCGAGCTGCGGGACGCGGAAGTCGGAGGCCGTGAGGACGTGGCCGGCAAGCGCGCGATCGAGGGTGCGGGCCGCGCGCCAGACGGTGTCACCCTCTGGCACGGCGCGTCTCCATCAGCCCACCTTACGCCCGCGCGACGCGGTGCTCAGCCGCGAAGCCGTAGCCCCTTCGGCGTCGACACGAATCCGGCATCCTGAAGAGCCGCACGGAGGGGAGTCTGACCGGCCCCGAGCAGCTGGGCGCCGTCGGCCTTCTCGACCGTGAGCCGGCCGAGTGCGCCGCGGCGTACGGCGTCGGCGAGGGCCTGCGTGGCCGGGCCGAGGCGGGTGCCGTCGTCGCCCCAGGTGAGCAGGGTGCGGCCGCCGCGCTCGACGTACAGGGCGAGGTGACCGTCGACCAGCACGACCAGTGCGCCGGCCTTGCGACCCGGTCGGTGGCCGCCGGCCTCGGCGTCACCGACCGGCCACGGCAACGCCGCGCCGAACGGGTTGGCCGGGTCGGTGGCCGCGAGTGCCACGGCAACCGGGGTCGCGTCGGGCGCGACCTCGGAGAAGGTGCGGAGCCGGTCGATGGCGCCGGTGGTGCCGAACTGGGCTGCGCCGAGGCCGCCGACGAAGTAGCCGCGACGGCAGCGGCCGGAGTCCTCGAAGGCACTGAGCACCTTGTAGACCGCGGCGAAGCCACCGGGCAGGCGTTCGCTGACCACCGCTCCGCGGGTGACCACGCCGTGCCGGTCGAGAAGCCGTTCGGCAACGGCATGCGCACGACGCGTCGGGTCGACGTCCAGAGCAGGCAGGGCGGCCCAGCGGCCGGCGGTCTCGGGCGGGCCGGTGCGTCGGGGGAGTGAGCCACGCCCCGTGCGTGGCGGGGGCCGGCGGCTGCGGTGGGTGGTGGTGCCGGCGCGGGTCAGCGCCCGCAGGGGAGTGAGAGTGTCGTTGCTGATGCGACCTGCCCAGACGAGGTCCCACAGCACCTTGCTGAGAGCCCCGTCGTCGGCGCTGGCCACGGCGTCCGCGAGCTGCCGGAAGAACCAGGCGCCGCCAGGAGCGAGCGCGTCGAGCACCGACTGGTGCAGCTCGGCCTGCTGGAACGGCATCGGCTCGGGGAGGGTGACGTCGGCCTGGTCGGCGAGGTGGAGGCTGACCCAGCCGTCGGCGCCGGGCAGCGGACCGTGGCCGGCCCACACGACCTCCCCGGCGGCGGTGAGCTCGTCGAGGTGGGCGGGTTGGTAGTCGCGGACCCGGGCCGGCAGGACCAGTGACTCGAGCGCACTGGCCGGCATGGGTGCTCCGGACAGCTGGTCGATGGCGGCTAGGACGCCGTCCACGCCCCGAAGCCCGCGGCCGACGACGTGCTGCCAGGCCGGCAGGAAGCGACCCAGCGCATCGGGCTCGACTGGCTCGACCTCCTTGCGGAGCAGCGCAAGCGACCGGCGACGAAGCTTGCGCAGCACCTCGGCGTCACACCACTCGGAGCCGGCGCCGGCGGGCCGGAACTCCCCCTCGAGAACGCGACCGCGCGCGGCCAGCCGCTGCAGGGTGTGCCGGGCCACCGCGGCACCCAGACCCAGCCGGGTCGCGACCTCGTCGGTGGTGAACGGGCCGTGGGTGCGCGCGAAGCGGGCCACCAGGTCGCCTACCGGATCGTCGACCGGGTCGGCGAAGACGTCGGGTGTGCCGGCGGGCACGGGCACTCCGAGCGCGTCACGGAGCCGCCCGACGTCCTCGACGATCGCCCAGCGCTGCTGGGCAGCCATCCGGATCTCGACCACCCGCCGGGCGGCGGTCAGCGTGGCCAGCCACTCGTCGACGTCAGCCCCGTCGACGGCACGATCGGTGATCTCGACGGTGGTGAGCGGCCCGAGGAGACGCAGCAGGTCGGTCACGGCCTCGGCGGTCTTCGCCTGCCGGCCCTCGGCCAGCCACTGGAGCTCGGCCTCCACGTCGGCGAGCACCTGCGGGTCCAGCAGCTCGCGCAGCTCGGCCCGGCCGAGCAGCTCGGCGAGCAGGCCCTGGTCGAGGCTGAGCGCGGCCGCCCGGCGTTCGGCGATGGGGGAGTCGCCTTCGTAGACGAACTGGGCGACGTAGCCGAAGAGCAGGCTGCGGGCGTACGGCGACGGCTGCGTGGTGGCCACGTCGGTGACCGTCACCTCGCGCCGGTCGATGCGGCGCATCAGGGCCACCAGGCTGGGCAGGTCGTAGACGTCCTGGAGGCACTCGCGCACCGCTTCGAGGACGATCGGGAAGGACGGGTACTGCGCAGCGACCTCGAGCAGCTGCGCGCTGCGCTGGCGCTGCTGCCACAGCGGGCTGCGACGGCCAGGGTCGCGCCGCGGAAGCAACAACGCCCGGGCGGCACACTCCCGGAAGCGGCTCGCGAACAACGCGCTACCGCCGACCTCCTGGGTCACCAGGTCGTCGATCTCGTCGGGCGCGAAGACGATGATGTCGCCGGGCGGGGCCTCGGCGTCGGTGTCGGGGATGCGCACGACGATGCCGTCGTCGGACGCGACTGCCTGGCCGTCGACGCCGTACCTCTCGCGCAGCCGGGCGTTGATGGCCAGCGCCCAGGGCGCGTGCACCGGCGTGCCGTAGGGGGAGTGGATCACCAGGCGCCAGTCGCCGAGCTCGTCGCGGAAGCGCTCGACGAGCAGCGTGGTGTCGCTGGGCAGGACGGAGGTGGCCTCGGTCTGCTCGGCGAGGTAGCCGACCAGGTTGTCGGCGGCGTAGGCGTCCAGGCCGTGGGCGCGGAGCTCGGCAACTGCCTTGGCGCGCGGCATCGCGCCCAGCTCGCGGGTGAACGCGCCGATCGCCGCACCGAGCTCGGCCGGGCGGCCGAGGGTGTCGCCCGTCCAGAACGGGAGTCGGCCGGGGATGCCCGGCGCTGGGGTGACGAGCACGCGGTCGTGGGTGATGTCCTCGATGCGCCAGCTCGTCGCGCCGAGGGCGAAGATGTCGCCGACGCGGGACTCGTAGACCATCTCCTCGTCGAGCTCACCCACCCGACGGCCGGTGCCCTCGCCGACGAGGAAGACGCCGAAGAGCCCGCGGTCGGGGATCGTGCCGCCGCTGGTCACCGCAAGCCGCTGGGCGCCGGGGCGGCCGGTGAGCTGGCCGGTGACACGGTCCCAGACGATCCGCGGGCGCAGCTCGGCGAACTCGTCGGACGGGTAGCGACCGCTCAACAGGTCGAGCACCGCGTCGTAGGCGGAGCGTGGCAGATGGGTGAACGCGGCGCTGCGGACCGCCAGCTCGAAGAGGTCGTCGACGCCCCAGGCGTCCATCGCCGTCATGGCGACGATCTGCTGGGCGAGCACGTCGAGGGGGTTCGTGGGCACCCGCAGGCTCTCGATCGCGCCTGAGCGCATGCGTTCGACCGTGACCGCGGTGGGGGCGAGGTCGGCGCGGTGCTTGGGGAACAGCACCCCGCGGCTGGTCTCGCCCACCTGGTGCCCCGCGCGGCCGACGCGTTGCAGGGCGCTGGCCACGCTGGGCGGACTCTCGATCTGGATGACCAAGTCTACCGCGCCCATGTCGATGCCGAGCTCGAGGCTGCTGGTGGCGACCACGGCGGGCAGGCGACCACGCTTGAGGTCGTCCTCGATGAGGGCGCGCTGCTCCTTGCTGACCGAGCCGTGGTGGGCCTTGGCGATGACGGCCTCGGCACCGTGCGACTGACCGGACTGGGCCATCATCTGGGCGGGCGGGCCGGTCTGCTGCTCCTGCCGCTCGCCGGCGCGCTCGGCCGCGATCTCGTTGAGCCGGGCCGTCAGCCGCTCGGCCAGCCGCCGGCTGTTAGCGAACACGATGGTCGAGCGGTGCTGCTCGATCAGGTCGACGACGTGCTCCTCGACGTGCGGCCAGATGCTGGCTGCCCGGCCCGGATCGCCCGACTCCTCGTCGTACTCACCGGGTGCGGTCATGTCCTCCACGGGTACGACGACGCGGAGGTCCCAGGCCTTCTGACTCGGTGGGGAGACGATCTCGACCGGTGCGGAGCCGCCGAGGAATCGGGCCACCTCTTCGAGCGGGCGCACGGTGGCCGAGAGACCGATGCGTTGCGCTGGCTTGTCGAGCAACGCGTCGAGACGCTCGAGGCTGAGCGCGAGATGGGCGCCGCGCTTGGACCCGGCGACTGCATGCACCTCGTCGATGACCACCGTCTTGATGCCGCGGAGGGTCTCGCGGGCCTGGCTGGTGAGCATCAGGAACAGCGACTCGGGCGTGGTGATCAGGATGTCCGAAGGCGTGCTGACCAGACGACGTCGATCGGCCGCCGACGTGTCACCCGATCGGAGCCCCACGGTCACGTCGGGCACGCTCGTGCCCAGCCGTGCGGCGGCATGGCCGATGCCGGTGAGGGGCGCCCGGAGGTTGCGCTCGACGTCGACGGCGAGCGCCTTCAGCGGGGAGATGTAGAGCACGCGGGTGCGCCGTGCCTTGTCGGCCGGCCGCTCGCTGGTGAGTAGCTGGTCGATGGACCACAGGAACGCGCTGAGTGTCTTGCCCGACCCGGTCGGCGCGACCACGAGTGCGTGCCGGCCGTGGCTGATCGCCTCCCAGGCACCCTCCTGGGCCGGTGTCGGCGCGGCGAAGGCGGACTCGAACCAGGCCCGGGTCGGGGCGCTGAAACGGTCGAGGGCGGTCACGGGCGTCATCCTCTCCCACACCACCGACATCGGGGCTCTACGGTGGGTCACCGTGACCACTTGGATGGAGGCCGGCCTCTGGGGACTCCTCGCCGGCGGAGCTCTCGTGCTCGGCGCGCTCGTGGCCTGGCTGGTGCGGGTCCCCACCGTCATCGCCTATGCCGTGATGGCCTTCGGTGCAGGCGTGCTCGTCTCCGCGCTGGCCTTCGACCTAGTCGGCAAAGCCGCCGACATCGGTGGAGTGCTGCCCACGGTCATCGGCTTCCTCGGCGGGGCCCTGGCGTACGTCGCGGGCAACGTACTGCTGGCCCGTCGCGGCGCCCAGCACCGCAAGAGGTCGAGTGGGCTCCAACCGGGCGAGGAGGACCAGCAGGGCAGCGGCACGGCGATCGCCCTCGGGGCCCTGCTGGACGGCGTACCCGAGTCAGTCGTGCTCGGCCTCTCGCTGCTCGGCGGGCACGGCGTCGGTGTGCCGGTGCTCGCCGCGATCTTCATCTCCAACCTGCCCGAGGGGTTGTCCAGTACGGCGGGGATGAAGCGCGCCGGGCGCTCACCGGTGTTCGTGTTCGGCGTCTGGATCGGCATCGCGGTCATCAGCGGGCTGGCCGGCGCGATCGGCGTGCTCCTGCTCGAGGGAGCGTCCGACAACACCGTCGCGGCCATCACCGCGGTCGCCGCCGGCGCGATCCTCGCCATGATCGCCGACACGATGATCCCGGAGGCGTTCGAGGAGACCCGGCTGTGGACCGGGCTGATCGCGACGCTGGGGTTCATCACGGCGTTCGCGATCAGTCGGGGGGCGTGAGTCGCGCGACACCACGCCAGCCCCCGGCCAGTGCCACGCCACCAGGTGGAGACGATCACGCCGACGGGTCACGGCTACGTGTCCGGAGCCGCAGGCGCCCGGGCCGCAGCCGTTGCCGCGCCTCGAGCTGGCCCGGGCGGCGTAGGTCAGCCGCGGGCCGCGTCTTCTTCCGGCGAGAGCCAGTCACCGCGGTCTGCATCGAGATCCACGTACGGCGTCAACTCGGCTCCCTGCTCGGCGTACTGCGCTGGCACCTCGAATGCCCACCTGGCGTCGGTGACCACCGTCCGGAGCTGATCGGCCGTCAGCACGGGGGTGTCGCGAGTGACGTCCCACTCGTTGCCGCTGCGGTCGAAGCCGTTGGTGGCCGAGACCACGATGCGCAGTCCTCGCGCATCGGAGAGCAATTCGGCGACCCTGCGCACGTCGTTGCCGGCGGCAGACTCGGCCATGTCGACGTAGGTGCGCAGCAGGTCTCCGCCGGGCAGCCGGGTCACGACACAGTCGCGCATGTAGCCCTGGCACGAGCGGGGCTCGCCCTCCAGGACCGCGACGTCCTGAACGTTCACGCCGACCACTCCCGACCCGACCTGGCCCGCCGGTGCGAATACGAACTCGGCATAGGTGTCCGCCGAGCCGCTGTGCGGCGTTCCCTGGCCGGCGTACGCGTCGAATGTGCCGTCGGCCCGGTCGCCGACCGCGGCCCTCAACAGTGCCGCGGTAGCTCTGCCGTCCAGCGGCACCTGGGTGACCGGTCGCGCGTCCTGCTGGGTAGCCGTCCCCGTGTCGACGGACGGGTCCACCGCCGCATCAGGTCCGGTGCCTGACATCGCGATCGACACGGCAAGGGTGGCGACAACGGCGCAGGCAGCGCCGGACGTGGCGAGAGTCAGCCTCCGGCGACGTCGGATGCCGCGACCTTGGCTGCTGGCGCCGCGGGTCAGGCAGTCAATGTCGACGACGGTGTCGTCAGTGGCGTCGCGCATCATCTCTTCGAGCTTCATGACCGGTCCTCCAGGTCGGGAAATCGGGTGCGGAGCCGAGCCAGGGCGCGCGAGGCGCGGGCCCGGCAGGTCGTCTGCTTGATGTCGAGCAGGTGCGCCGTCTCAGCGACGCTGAGGTCCTCCCAGTAGCGCAGCACCAGCACCGCCCGGTCGTCCGGGCTCAGCTCTGCGAGCGCGGTCAGCAGGTCGAGGCGTTGCGGATGGTCGGTGCCGGGCGCGGCAAGCTCAGGCAGGGAGTCGCTGGGTCGCTCGGTGGAGCTGCGCAGCCGGCGTTGGGACAGGAACGTGCGCAGGAGCGTCGTCCGGGCGTAGCCCAGCGGATTGCTCGACGCCCTCACCCGCCGCCACGAGGCGAAGAGCTTGGCGTACGTCGTCTGGGTCAGGTCCTCGGCCAGGTGGTGGTCGCGGCACAGGAGCACGGCCGTACGCATCAGACGCCCAGCGGTCTCGGCGACGAATGCTTCGAAGTCGTCGGGCGCACCCGAGGGCGAGGCGCGTGACTGCTCCACGATCGCCCTGGCCCCCATGCCTTCCATCGTCTCAACGTCCACACCTTCTTGACGCGTCATGACCTCATTTGCGTGACAGGTTGCGCTGGAGATATCGCGGTGAGGAATGTCGGTGAACTGTTCTAGGGTCTCGACTTGTGACTGAAGCAATGATCTCGGCCCGGGGGCTGCGCAAGTCGTTCGGTGACTTCGAGGCCGTCAAGGGCATCGACGTGGAGGTACGCCGCGGCGAGTCGTTCGGCTTCCTCGGACCCAACGGCGCGGGCAAGTCGAGCACGATGCGCATGGTGGCGGCGGTGTCTCCGATCAGCGGGGGAGAGCTGCGCATCCTCGGCATGGACCCGGCGACCGATGGCCCGACGATCCGCGGCCGGCTGGGTGTCTGCCCGCAGGAGGACACCCTCGACAACGAGCTCAACGTCTTCGACAACCTCTACATCTACGGCCGCTACTTCGGGCTCGGCAAGGTCGAGGTCCGGGCGCGCGCCGAGGAGCTGCTCGAGTTCGTGCAGCTGATCGACAAGCGCAAGTCCAAGGTCGAGGACCTCTCCGGCGGCATGAAGCGCCGGCTCACGATCGCCCGCAGCCTGATCAACTCACCCGACCTGCTGCTGCTCGACGAGCCCACCACCGGCCTCGACCCGCAGGCCCGCCACGTGCTGTGGGACCAGCTGTTCCGGCTCAAGCAGTCGGGCGTGACGATCGTGCTCACCACCCACTACATGGACGAGGCCGAGCAGCTCTGCGACCGCCTCGTCGTGATGGACAAGGGCCTGATCGTGGCCGAGGGCTCGCCGCTCGACCTGATCCGCGACCACTCGACCCGCGAAGTCGCCGAGCTGCGCTTCGCCGTCGGCGAGAACGAGCAGCACGCCGAGAAGGTCGCCGACCTGGGCCGCCTCGAGGTGCTGCCCGACCGTGTCCTCGTCTACAGCCAGGACGGCGAGGAGGTCATCGCCAAGGTGCATGAGCGCGGCCTCCAGCCCGTCGCCGTACTCGTGCGTCGCTCCACCCTCGAAGACGTCTTCCTCGCGCTCACCGGCCGGACGCTGGTCGACTGATGGCGGCGACGAGCGCCACGCCGACGCTTGCCCGTGGCGAGGGCGTCACCCGTCAGTTCGACTACTGGTGGACCGTCTACAAGCGCACGTGGAAGGGCAGCGTCATCAGCTCTTTCGTGTCGCCGATCTTCTACGTGCTGGCGATGGGCGTGCTTCTGGGCGGCTTCATCGACGGCGACCCCGAACAGCTCGAGGGCGCCACGTCGTACCTCGCCTTCATCGTGCCCGGCCTCGTCGCCGCCCACGCCATGCAGACCGCGGTGGGTGAGATGACCTACCCGGTGATGGGCATGATCAAGTGGCAGCGGGTCTACGACTCGATGCTCGCCACGCCGCTGCGGGTGCGCGACCTGGTCGGCGCACACCTGCTGTTCGTGCTGTTCCGGTTGCTCGTGACCTGCGCCGTCTTCATGTTGGTCGTCGCGCCGTTCGGGCTGTTCGAGACGTGGTGGGGTGTGGCGCTCGCCTATCTCGGGCAGGTCCTCGTCGGCATGGCCTTCGCGGCGCTGACGTTCGCGTTCTCCGTACGCCTCAAGTCCGAAGCCGGGTTCGGCGTCTTCTTCCGTCTCGTGGTCTTTCCGCTGTTCCTGTTCTCGGGCGCGTTCTTCCCGATCGCCAACCTCGGTGACTTCGGCGCCTGGGTCGCCCGCCTCACCCCGCTGTGGCACGGCGTCAACCTGTCGCGGATGTTCCTCGTCGACAACGTCGACTGGTCGCTCGCCGCGGTCAACGTCGCGGTGCTGGTGTCGCTCGCGGTCGTCGGTTACCTGTTCGCCGTGACTGGCCTGACGAAGCGGTTGGTGCGCTGATGGCCATCCTGACCCCGGTGCAGGCCACGTCCCTGCTGGTCCAGCGCAACTACATCACCTACAAGGCTTCGTGGAAGCTCTTCCTGACCGGGTTCCTCGAGCCCGTCTTCTACCTGCTCTCCATCGGCATCGGTGTCGGCGCGCTCATCGACACCTTCGAGTTCAACGGCCAGGTCATCCCGTACGCCGAGTTCGTCGCGCCCGGCATGCTGGCCGCGAGCGCGTTCAACGGCGCCCTCATCGACTCGACGTACAACGTTTTCTTCAAGCTCAAGTACGACAAGCTCTACGACCAGATGCTCGCGACGCCCCTTAGCACGTCCGACATCGCGCGCGGCGAGATCGCGTGGGGGCAGCTCCGCGGCGGCACCTACTCCGCAGCGTTCCTGCTGGTGATGCTGGCGATGGATCTCATCAGCTCGTGGTGGGCGGTGCTGGCCCTGCCGGCGGTGCTGCTCATCGGCTTCGCGTTCTCGGCCGTCTGCATGGCGCTGACGACGTGGATGAAGAGCTGGCAGGACTTCGACAAGATCACCCTGGCGCAGCTGCCGCTGTTCCTCTCTCGGCTACGTTCTTCCCGCTCACCGCGTTCCCGGGCTGGCTGCAGTGGGTCGTCGAGTGCACGCCGCTCTACCGCGGTGTCGTGCTCTGCCGGGAGCTCACCACCGGCTCCGTCACCTGGGCGAGCGCGGTGTCGGTCGGCTACCTCGTCGTGATGGGGTTGATCGGCCTCGCCGTCGTGCGCCGCCGCCTCGACAAGCTCCTCCTCACGTAGCCTCGATCCCCCGATGGGGACGCTGGGTTGAGCGTGCCGCAATGCGCGGATGTCCTTGCGTTCTGGGAGATGGGGACTTGCGACGGTCCGAACACCACAACTCGGAATGGCACCTCTGGGCTGCGACTCTCCCAGACTCTTGGTCGGACCTCGGTGGCGTTCGACGATCCGATTCTGGGTGGTGGCTGCGGGTCGGGTCCCGATGCTCGCTTTGGCCGAGGTCTCCTCGTTGGTGGCGGTGGTGGGCAGCCGGCTCATCGGATGGGATCACCGAGCTGGTCGGCCAGGTCGGCGAGATTCTCGGCGTGCAGGTCGAATCGATCCGAGGGTGCTGGCGGGTCGCCGACGGGTCGGGCAACGTAGGCGGTGCGCAGGCCGAGGTTCTGCGCTCCGCGCAGATCCCAGGCGTGGGCAGCGACCATGAGCAGCCGCTCCGGCGGCGCTCCGGACACGGCGACAGCAAGCTTGTAGACGGACGGGGCTGGCTTGTAGGTCCGAGCGTCCTCGGCGGAGAGCGCCTGGTGCCACCGCAGGTCCGCGTGAGCGTTGAGTCCCAGAAGCGCCGTGCGGCTGGCGTTTGAGAGTCCGATCAGCGGAAAACGTTCAGCGAGGCGGGCAAGACCAAGCACGGTGTCGGGCCAGGCCGGCAGGCGTCGGCCCGACAGTGCAAGCGCATCGACGGCGGCAGGGTCGTCGATTCCGGCGGCGTCGGCGACGAGCTTGGCGGCCTCGCTGTCGAGGCCGTCGCTGGCGGTGTAGGGCCGGCTGCCGTCAAGGATGCGTCGTTGCTCGCTGTCAATGTGGCGTTGCCACAGCTGCCACAACTCGTCGACAGCGAGATCGGCAAGCGACGGAGCGAGGTCACGGATACCGGCGCATATCCCGGCGGGTTCGTCGACGAGCGTGCCGAGTACGTCGACCACGACGGCATCGATCTCGCAGGCCAGCATGGGTAAGGTCCTCCCTGGTCGCGTAAGGGCTAAAGTAGGTTGTTGGCTAGAATCTAGCCCGAGGTGGTAAGGGATGCAAACTGCGTTAGACGATTACGCCTGGGCGGCGGGCGTCGCCACCGACCTGATCAACACCACCGCCGAGGTGTGGCGCGGCGACGACCACCTGCCCGACCTGGCCGCCCTCGTAGCGTTCACCGATCGTCACGTCCACCACGCGAGAGACGAACAGGTTCGGAGCGACGGCCCAAGCGAGCTGTACGAACTCGCCCGCCGCGCCCGACCAGCCGACCTGCGGGCGGTCCGCGCGCTACGCATCACGGTGCGTGATCTGATCGATCACCCCGACCGCGGCTACCTCATCGCCGGCGCCAGCGTGCTCACCTCCTCCGCCGGTGGCGCCACCCTCATTCGCGACCCCGCGCACGAGCACCGCACCCGCTGGGCCGTATCGCTTCGCTCCGAGGCAACCGTCTTCGACGCTCTCTCACTCATCTGCGGCGTCGGCCTCCTCGGCGTCGTACACACCCTCGGCGAGGGGCGATTCCGCCCATGCAGCGCGCCCAACTGCCGAGGTGCGTTCATCGACACCACCCGGCCCGGCCGACGCCGTTACTGCATGCCAGGCCTGTGCGGGAACCGCACCAACGTCGCCAACCACCGCGCCCGTCGAGCCGCAGCGCGCGAGCCGGACAGCACAACCCGGTAGACCTCACACAGCACTGACTTGTCCGACCGATCGACAGCGGCTCATGCGGCGCGCTCCCAGCGGCGGCGAAGCGTCTGTCCTACTTGCCTAGAGGCGCAGCTCGTAGAACTCAACGTCGATCCACCGGCCGAACTTCCGCCCGACCTCGCGGAACGTCCCGATCGGCTCGAACCCACACGAGAGGTGCATCTTGATGCTGGGCTCGTTGGGCAGCGCGATGCCCGCGATCACCACGTGCACCCCGGCTCCGCGCATCCGCCCAAGCAACTCGGCGTACAACGCGTGACCGATGCCGCGCCCTTGCGCCGACGGGTCGACGTAGATGGTCGACTCGCGGGTGTGGACGTACGCCGGATTCGGTCGGTACGACGTCGAGTAGGCGTAGCCGACCACGCCGCTCGCCGCGTCGGCAGCCACCAGAGCGAAGTCGCCGGGCGCCCGGCTATCGACGTACGACGCCCAGGCCTGGTCCGATCGCGGCTCGATGTCGAAGGGGGCGTGCCCCTCCTTCGCCTCGCGGCCGTAGATCGCGGACATCGTGGGGATGTCGTCGCGCGTCGCGTCTCGGACGACGAAGGGGTCAGGGAAGTCGGCAGCCATGGGCGCATGCTGCCACTGTCGGAACCCGCTGGTTGAATGGCCGAGTGCCGATCGCCCGTGACACCAAGGACTGGACCTGGGTGCTCGAGCGCCCGTGCCCCGACTGCGGTTTCGCCGCGTCGACGCTGGCGCTCGAAGACCTGCCCGCGCTGCTCCGGGACACCACCGCGACGTGGTCGCAGGTGCTCCGGCTGGCCGACGTGCGCGAGCGGCCTGACGCGTCGACCTGGTCGCCCCTGGAGTACGCCTGCCACGTGCGCGACGTGCACCAGGTCTTCGCCGAGCGGCTCACCCTGATGCTCACCGAGGACGCGCCGGCCTTCGCCAACTGGGACCAGGACGCCACGGCGCTCGAGTCCGACTACGCAGCCCAGGACCCGGCCGAGGTCGACATCGCGCTGATCGAGGCGGCCGGCACGGTCGCCGGCCTCTACGCCACGGTGACCGACGAGACGGCCGGCCGCACCGGCATCCGCAGCGACGGCAGCGAGTTCACCATCACCACGCTGGGGCGCTACCACCTGCACGACATCGTGCATCACCTCCACGACGTCGGCCACGACCCGTTGCGCGCCACGATCCGCGCGTACGACGACCACGCCGCCGCCTACCGCGACGGCACCGCCGTCATGAGCGACGAGCTGCGCGCCGTCATCAAGACGTTCGCCGCGCGCCTCGGGGCCGGCGCACGCGTGCTCGAGATCGGCAGTGGCGGCGGCCGCGACGCCCGCGCGCTCGAGGCGGCCGGGCTGCACGTCCGACGCACCGACATCACCCCCGGCTTCGTCAGGCTGTTGCGCGACGCCGGGCTGCAGGCCAGCGTCGTCGACCCGTTGCACGACGACCTCGGCACTCCCGCGTCGTACGACGGCGTCTGGGCGAGCGCCTGCCTCCTACATGTCGAGCGAGCCGACCTGCCCACCGTGCTGCAGCGGCTGGCCGTCGTCATCCGGGACGGTGGCCTGCTGCACGTCTCGCTCAAGGAGGGTGAGGG
This is a stretch of genomic DNA from Nocardioides sp. InS609-2. It encodes these proteins:
- a CDS encoding CGNR zinc finger domain-containing protein; amino-acid sequence: MQTALDDYAWAAGVATDLINTTAEVWRGDDHLPDLAALVAFTDRHVHHARDEQVRSDGPSELYELARRARPADLRAVRALRITVRDLIDHPDRGYLIAGASVLTSSAGGATLIRDPAHEHRTRWAVSLRSEATVFDALSLICGVGLLGVVHTLGEGRFRPCSAPNCRGAFIDTTRPGRRRYCMPGLCGNRTNVANHRARRAAAREPDSTTR
- a CDS encoding GNAT family N-acetyltransferase, yielding MAADFPDPFVVRDATRDDIPTMSAIYGREAKEGHAPFDIEPRSDQAWASYVDSRAPGDFALVAADAASGVVGYAYSTSYRPNPAYVHTRESTIYVDPSAQGRGIGHALYAELLGRMRGAGVHVVIAGIALPNEPSIKMHLSCGFEPIGTFREVGRKFGRWIDVEFYELRL
- a CDS encoding haloacid dehalogenase type II, whose protein sequence is MLACEIDAVVVDVLGTLVDEPAGICAGIRDLAPSLADLAVDELWQLWQRHIDSEQRRILDGSRPYTASDGLDSEAAKLVADAAGIDDPAAVDALALSGRRLPAWPDTVLGLARLAERFPLIGLSNASRTALLGLNAHADLRWHQALSAEDARTYKPAPSVYKLAVAVSGAPPERLLMVAAHAWDLRGAQNLGLRTAYVARPVGDPPAPSDRFDLHAENLADLADQLGDPIR
- a CDS encoding ABC transporter ATP-binding protein, whose protein sequence is MISARGLRKSFGDFEAVKGIDVEVRRGESFGFLGPNGAGKSSTMRMVAAVSPISGGELRILGMDPATDGPTIRGRLGVCPQEDTLDNELNVFDNLYIYGRYFGLGKVEVRARAEELLEFVQLIDKRKSKVEDLSGGMKRRLTIARSLINSPDLLLLDEPTTGLDPQARHVLWDQLFRLKQSGVTIVLTTHYMDEAEQLCDRLVVMDKGLIVAEGSPLDLIRDHSTREVAELRFAVGENEQHAEKVADLGRLEVLPDRVLVYSQDGEEVIAKVHERGLQPVAVLVRRSTLEDVFLALTGRTLVD
- a CDS encoding ABC transporter permease; the protein is MAATSATPTLARGEGVTRQFDYWWTVYKRTWKGSVISSFVSPIFYVLAMGVLLGGFIDGDPEQLEGATSYLAFIVPGLVAAHAMQTAVGEMTYPVMGMIKWQRVYDSMLATPLRVRDLVGAHLLFVLFRLLVTCAVFMLVVAPFGLFETWWGVALAYLGQVLVGMAFAALTFAFSVRLKSEAGFGVFFRLVVFPLFLFSGAFFPIANLGDFGAWVARLTPLWHGVNLSRMFLVDNVDWSLAAVNVAVLVSLAVVGYLFAVTGLTKRLVR
- a CDS encoding ABC transporter permease: MAILTPVQATSLLVQRNYITYKASWKLFLTGFLEPVFYLLSIGIGVGALIDTFEFNGQVIPYAEFVAPGMLAASAFNGALIDSTYNVFFKLKYDKLYDQMLATPLSTSDIARGEIAWGQLRGGTYSAAFLLVMLAMDLISSWWAVLALPAVLLIGFAFSAVCMALTTWMKSWQDFDKITLAQLPLFLSRLRSSRSPRSRAGCSGSSSARRSTAVSCSAGSSPPAPSPGRARCRSATSS
- a CDS encoding methyltransferase: MPIARDTKDWTWVLERPCPDCGFAASTLALEDLPALLRDTTATWSQVLRLADVRERPDASTWSPLEYACHVRDVHQVFAERLTLMLTEDAPAFANWDQDATALESDYAAQDPAEVDIALIEAAGTVAGLYATVTDETAGRTGIRSDGSEFTITTLGRYHLHDIVHHLHDVGHDPLRATIRAYDDHAAAYRDGTAVMSDELRAVIKTFAARLGAGARVLEIGSGGGRDARALEAAGLHVRRTDITPGFVRLLRDAGLQASVVDPLHDDLGTPASYDGVWASACLLHVERADLPTVLQRLAVVIRDGGLLHVSLKEGEGEAWSRHGSIDAPRRFVYWREEPLRQVLDGAGWRVDTLTRNIGRTGEPWLSVIASRS